DNA sequence from the Salifodinibacter halophilus genome:
TCGTGACGATCATGTTGCCCGCGTCCGACTCAGCACGGAAGCTCATGCCGACTTCCAGGTTGTCGACACCTTCGAACGCGTCACGGCTGACGTTCTGGACCAGGTCCTCGTTGTATTGGCCGTAGCCTTCCTCGGGGGTCACGGTCGTTTCGACTTCGTCACCCGGCTCATGGCCGTCGAGGGATTTTTCCAAGCCCGGAATCAGGTTGCTGTGGCCGTGGAGGTAAGAAAGCGGTTGACCATCGGACTGGTCCACGACTTCACCGTCATCGCCGCGCAAAACATAGTGAATCGTCACGACGCTGTCTTGTTGGATTTCCATAGTTCTCGATATTTCCTTTGTGATTTAGGTAAGTTCGTCTGACGACGTTACGATTCAAGTGTCGCCGACAGCGTGATGGTGGCGCCTTCGAACAGACGGGACACAGGGCATGCATTTTTTGCCTCTTCGGCCAGCCGCATGAACGTGTCGTTGTCGATACCCGGCACTTTGCCACGCGTAGTAAGCGCGACCGTTTCGATGGTTGGCGTACCGCTGGTGGAGAATTCGACGTCGGCGTGTGTGTCGACGGCGTCCGGCGGATAGCCTTCACCGGCTAGCATGGCCGAGAACTGCATTGAATAGCAGCCGGCATGGGCTGCGCCGATAAGCTCTTCGGGATTGGTGCCGGCTCCGTTTTCGAATCGAGTGTCGAACGAGAACTGGCCTTCGAATGCGCCGCTACCAAGGCGCATATTGCCGTTGCCGGATTTTAGATCGCCCTGCCAGCGGGCGTCAGCGGTACGGGTAGGCATGCAGACTCCATTGTCCTTAGAGGATTAAATTGTACGCTATAGCCATCGGCTGCCGATGTATCGATCGACCGCGCTAACTAGGTGTTGGCGTCGAGCTAGCCGTGATTCAATAGGCGCGAAGTAAAACCGGTTATCGTGCGCCAATCGCACTTGTTGTGATGCGCCGCATTTGTCGGCACGCACTCGGGCATGATGGCGGTTATCTTATCTAGACATACGAACTGGGGTGCCGGCGTTCCATGATCATTACTCTCGGCATACTGGTGGGCCTCGCGCTTGGCTTGACCGGCGGTGGCGGTTCGATTTTCGCGGTGCCGCTGCTGGTCTATGTGGTCGGCATGCCTGTTCATGCCGCAATCGCTGTGTCGTTGGCGACCGTGGCTGTGACTTCTTTATTCGGCGCGGCGGAAGGTGTCAGCCGTGGGTTGGTCGAGATCCGCGCCGGTTTGATCGTTGCGGTCGCCGGCATGGTGACCGCGCCACTCGGTATTTTAGCCGGCGATTTCGTCGACGAGCGTTGGCTGCTTACCGCATTTGGGATGCTGACGATTATCGTCGCAGTCCGCATGGGGCGCGCCGCGCTGCGCAGTCCGGAAAACACAAATGCCGTGCGTAGTGCGCTGCAACGCGAGCCTGAAGGGCATGGTCTCGAACCGTGCCAGCGCGCAGACAGCAGCGAAGCCGGCGGTTTGCGGCTGCGGCCGCGCTGTGTCGCGCTGCTGGCCTCGATAGGTGGCGGCGTTGGTGTGATTTCTGGTTTTTTCGGTGTCGGCGGCGGGTTTCTGGTCGTGCCGTTTCTGGTGCGCCTGACACGGCTGGGTATGCATCGTGCTGTTGGCACGTCGCTGCTTGTTATCGGTTGCACCGGGATGTCGGGGCTGTTTTCGGCGCTGGTCGTTGGGCGCTCGCTGGATATGAATATTTTGTATCTGTTTCTCGGCGGCAGCCTTGTGGGTATGTTTCTCGGTCGCCGTGTGGCGCGCTATCTAGCCGGCGCCACGTTGCAACTATTGTTCGCAATCGCGCTCGTGGCGATCGGCGCTTTGATTTTGGTTACACGGGCGCACGGCGCACTCGGCTAAGCGGGTTGTCGGTGCAGAATCGCGATGGGTTATGCTCGCGGTATCTGTCGCAACCAGGCATTGATTATGGCGGATGATCGGTCGGCCGAGCGGCCTCTTTACGTACCTTACGCGGGTCCGACGCTCCTCGAGATGCCCCTTTTGAACAAAGGCAGCGCGTTCACGCACGAGGAACGCGACGATTTCAATCTGGTGGGGCTGCTGCCACAGAACGTCGAGACCATCGAGGAGCAGGTTGATCGCGCCTACCGGCAATATTGTCAGTGCGACTCTGATCTGGATAAGCACATCTATCTGCGCGGCATCCAGGATGACAATGAGACGATGTTTTTCCGGCTTTTGGAAAAACATCTTGAGGAGATGCTGCCGGTTATTTACACGCCCACGGTCGGGCAGGCGTGTCAGCGTTTTTCCGAGATCTATCGCAATCATCGGGGGCTGTTTATTTCTTATCCCGATCGCGAACGCATGGACGACATGATTCGCGCGGCGACCAAGGACAACGTCAAAGTCATTGTCGTCACAGACGGCGAACGTATCCTGGGCCTTGGCGACCAAGGGAGCGGTGGGATGAGTATTCCCATCGGCAAGCTGGCGCTGTACACGGTCTGTGGGGGTATCAGCCCGGCCTACACGCTGCCGATTGTTCTCGATGTCGGTACCGACAACCCCGATCTGCTCGCCGATCCTATGTATATGGGGTGGCGCCATAAACGCATCGACGAGGAACAATACAACGATTTCTTGGATCAGTTTGTGCAGGCTGTTAAGCGCCGTTGGCCCAGCGTGCTGCTTCAGTTCGAGGATTTCGATCAGCGCCACGCGCTTCCCTTGTTGGCGCGCTATCGCGATGAGCTGTGTTGTTTCAACGACGACATCCAGGGAACGGCAGCGGTGTGTGTCAGTTCGCTTCTAGCGGCCTGCAAGGCCAAATGTGCGTCGATCACCGAACAGACGATCGTGTTCGCGGGTGCCGGATCCGCAGGTTGCGGCATCGCCGAGCAAGTAGTCGTGGCCATGATGCGGGCTGGTTTGTCGGATGCTGATGCCCGACGCCGTATCTATATGGTCGACCGCGACGGACTGGTCACCGACGATATGAACGGGCTATCGGCATCACAACGTCGCTTCGCCCGGCCGCGCTCGGAAATCCTGGATTGGTCGCATGAAGTTGACGACGAGTTCCAACAGGTTGTGGCCAACGTCTGGCCGACGGTGCTGATTGGTGTGTCGGGGCAGGGTGGGCTGTTCTCGCAGGCCGTGGTCGAAACCATGGCCGAACACTGTGATGATCCGTTCATCATGCCGCTTTCCAACCCTAATTCGAATTCTGAAGCCGCCCCGGCTGATCTTTTGAACTGGACCGGTGGCCGGGCATTAATCGCGACAGGCAGCCCGTTCGATCCGGTGGAGTTTCAGGGGCGCTGGTTGCCAATAGCACAGTGCAATAATGCCTATATCTTTCCGAGTGTCGGCCTTGGCGTGGCGGCGGCGCGGGCCGGGCGCGTTACCGATAATATGTTGATGGCGGCTGCCGAGGAACTCGCCGAGCAGTCGCCACTCGGCCGTAGCGGCCAGGGGGCGCTGCTGCCGGAGTTGGGTGCGATACAGTCAGTGGCAACGGCGGTGGCCCGTGCCGTTGCCGGCCAAGCGCAAAGCGACGGTGTCGCACTGGCCACCAGCAGCGAGTATTTGGACGCCGAGGTGCGACGTTGTTTTTGGAAGCCGCGTTATCGTGGCTATCGCCGCTCGGCATTTTGAGCCGCATGCGAGCGCTACATCATGCGTTGGCTGCAACGCCTGGCAGCCATGTTTCCGACGGCACGGTCATGACATGAGTACGGCGTCACGCACACCTTGGGCGGCCTACGTTGCGGCCATGTGTCAGTACGGTGAAGTCACAGGCCGTGCCGACCGGCGTCAGTTCTGGGGGTTTGCCCTAATTGTTTTGTTGTGGTGGTTGGGCTTTTCGCTGGTCGGCAGCGCACTTGGTGTCACGCTTGAGTTGCCATTTCGCCCCGAGCCGCCACAAGCGCCGGTGCGTCTCGAGATACTCGGCACGCTTGCGGCGTTGCTCCATGTCGTGCCGTTTTGGTCAATCAGCAGCCGGCGTTTGCACGATGTGGGCCTGAGTGCTTGGTGGCTCATATTGGGGATCTTCCCATTGATTGGGCCGCTGATCCTGGCCGGTTTTTTCCTGTGGCCGGGTGATCGCCGGGAAAACGGCTATGGTTCGGTGCCGGAATGAGCTGGTGACTAACTAAACCGTGTATGGACGCGCTCCAACGCGGCCAGCAGCGCGCGCCGGCGTAGAAATAGACTTGGAAAACGGCCACCGCACTGGCGCCAGAGGATGCCGCAACGCACGGCTGCCAGTAATTGCAGGCGGACATAGGGCAGGATCTCGCTATCGCCGAGATAGTCGCGGTTGCCCTGTAAGACGATGCGTGGCCGCAATGGGCTGATGTTGTTCTGGTATGCCGTGTTGAGGATCGCCGTGGCGTTGGCCGGCGGCGCGACCTTGGCACGGTCGATGGCTACCGATAGATTGCTCAGCGTGCTGTCGTCGTGACGTAGCTTGCTGGCGAGTTTTAGCACCTGGCCGATATAGCGCGCGATGCGCTTGTCATCGTTTTTCGCACCGTTGTCGTTTTGCTTGCCCGTCAACTGACGCCGGACATAGGCCAGGCCGTCTTTTAAATTGCCGGTCTCGCCGAAGACTTCACCCACCGTCTCGGGGTTAGTGGCGAAAATAACCTGGCGCGCGACATAGTGGCGTGCCGCGTAGCCGCCGCCAGCCACGGCAAGTTCGTGCGCGTAGAGGGCGAACTGGCATACCCCCGCCAGCGCGAGTATTTGGTCACCTAATACGTCTTGTTGGGCATCATTCATACAGTGGCTCGACCCGGCGTTGTGTCAGTCTCGACGTGCTCGATCTCGGCTGCGCCGAGGCAGCGCTCGTGGTCGTAGAAAACGACGTATTGGCCTTCGGCGATCGAGCCCGGGGGGCGGTCGAAGGTTACGTTGAGCGCGTTGTTGGCAAGTGGTTCGACGCGACAAGCGACAGCTGCTTGGCGATAACGCACCTGGGCCGTGCATTTGAAGGCCCGGGTCGGCGCGTCGATCAACCAATCGCAAGCACTAGTGGTTAATTGTGTCGCGGTCAGTCGCGGATGGTCCGGTTCCTGGGTCACCCAGAGTGTATTGTCGGCCACGGTTTTGTCGGCGACAAACCAGGGACTGGGTTGGGCGCCGGCTACGCCGCCGAGCCCTAGGCCGCGACGTTGGCCCACGGTGTAGGCATGCAGGCCACGGTGTTCGCCGATCAATTGACCATCGAGGGCACCGCCACTGACTCGAATTGGGCCTGGGTCAGTGTTTAAGTAGTTGCGCAGGAAACCTTCGAAATCACGCTCGCCGATAAAACACACGCCAGTGCTGTCGGGTTTGGCGTGGACGTCGAAGCCGGCGGACCGCGCACGCTCGCGCACCTCGGATTTGACCATGTCGCCGAGCGGAAACAGTGTCCGGGCGAGCGTAGTCCGCGGCATCGCGGCCAGGAAATACGATTGATCTTTGCCAGGGTCGCGGCCGCGAAAAAGTGCCGGTTCGGCATCCGCGCTTCCCACACGGGCGTAGTGGCCGGTTGCCACGCGGTCGGCGCCAAGCCGCAATGCGTAGTCGAAAAAGACACCGAATTTGATTTCCCGGTTGCACAACACGTCCGGATTCGGCGTCCGGCCAGCCTGAAGCCGGTCGAGGAAATAGCTGAATACGCGCGCTTTGTAGTTGGCCGAAAAATCCGCACGGTGGAGTGGGATATCTAGCTGGCGGCACACAGCAGCGGCATCATCGAAATCGGCGGCGGCCTGGCAGCGTCCGGTTTCGTCCTCGTCCCAATTGAACATGAAAAGCGCTTCGACGTCGGCGCCGGATTCAACCAGCGTTAGCGCTGCAACAGCGGAATCCACGCCGCCCGATAGGCCGACGATGATCTTTTCGCGTGGTTGGGTAGTAATCGGCTCGGTGGCTCGGTTCAACGCGGGTTATCGTCTGACCGCATGGCGGTCGGATGGGTGTTACGTGTGATTATGAGTCACGTTCGACGAACCCGCCAAGCGTTGAAACAAGCGAAGGCGGATGGAGTGCTTGCAATCTTTTGCGCTGCAAGCCGCTAGCTTGATCGCGATCTACACCACGGACAAAGGTTGTATAGCGAAAGCCGCGCGCCTCGCGTATCCTGCGCGCCAATAACGCTTTGCGAGGAACATTAAAAACTTTGCAGTCCGTGATGCTATTCCCGGGCCAGGGGGCACAGTCCGTCGGCATGCTCGATGACTTGGCGTCGGACCATGCCGCTATTGGCCAGACACTTGATGAGGCCAGCCAGATACTCGATTACGATGTGGCCGCGCTTATTAGCGAAGGTCCCGCGTCGATCGTGGATCAGACGGTTTATACTCAGCCTTTGATGCTGGCGGCAGACGTGGCGATTTATCGTGCATGGCTGGCCGCCGGTGGGCAGAAGCCGTCATTCGTGGCCGGCCACAGCCTGGGTGAGTACGCCGCGCTCGTGGCTGCCGGCGCGTTGTCTTTTGTCGAGGCGCTGTCAGTTACGACACGGCGTGCGCAGGCAATGACCGACGCTGTCGCCGACGTGGAAGTCGCGATGGCTGCAGTCATTGGTCTCGACGACGCCAGCGTTGAAAGCGTCTGTAACAGCGCGGCTGAGGCGAGCGGTGAAATCGTTTCGCCGGCTAATTACAACGCACCGGGGCAGGTCGTTGTTGCGGGTCAGGCCGGTGCCGTGGAAAAAGCCTCAGAACAGGCACGCGAAGCCGGCGCGCGTATGGTGCGGCCAATTGCGGTCAGCGTGCCGTCACATTGCGCGCTGATGCGACCCGCGGTGGCCTCACTCGAGGCGGCGCTCGACGCGACCGAGCTGGCGACACCCGACATCACGGTGTTGCACAACGTCGATGCGGCATCGCGCAGCGAGCGTGCCGATATCCAGCGCGCACTCGTCGAACAACTCTGGCAGCCGGTGCGCTGGGTAGACTGCGTCGAGCGTATGCGTGACGCTGGCGCGAATATGTTTTACGAATGCGGTCCGGGGCGCGTGCTGGCCGGCCTGAACAAACGGATTGATAAGACACTGGACACAGTCTCGCTCGGCGATGCAAGCGCGTTCGACCGCGCTGTGCGTGAGACTGGCTGACGGACTCGAAAAGGGACGACAAGGTGAGAAACGCAACCAACTTGAGCCTCGATGGCCGTGTTGCGCTCGTTACGGGCGCGACGCGCGGTATTGGCGCGGCTATAAGTGACCGGCTGGCGGCCAATGGGGCGTGTGTGATCGGAACGGCGACGCGCGCAGAGGGCGCCGAGGCGATTGGTGCGCGCTTGGCTGACGCTGCTGCACCGGGCGCTGGTTACCAACTCGATGTTGCCGATCCGGCTAGTGTCGAGGCGTTGTTCAAACAGATCAAATCAGACATTGGTCTGCCGTCGATCGTGGTCAATAACGCCGCGGTAACGCACGATGATCTGGCGATGCGCATGTCGGAAGAGGACTGGTCCAGCGTAATCGAAGCGAATCTCAGTGGTGTTTATCGAGTCTCGAAAGCCGCGTTGCGCGGTCTTATGAAGGCCGAGAACGGTCGCATCGTCAACATTTCATCGGTTGTCGGCCAAACGGGCAATGCGGGCCAGATTAATTACAGCGCGGCCAAGGCTGGTCTGCTCGGTCTAACGCGCTCGTTGGCGCGGGAGGTTGGCTCGCGCGCGGTAACCGTGAACGCGGTCGCCCCGGGTTTTATCGATACCGATATGACGCAGGCGCTGGATGCAGCCACGCGTGAGCGCATGCTCGACCAGATCCCGCTGGGCCGCCTGGGCGCGGCTGACGAAGTCGCCGACGCGGTGTCGTTTCTGGCCTCACCGGCGGCTGGCTACATCACTGGCGAGACGTTGTCGGTCAATGGCGGCCTGGATATGGGCGGCTGATCTTGGCGGGCTTTGGCAAATTTATCTAGAATGACGCGCTGTTTTATGGCGGAATCCAGCAGTGCGCTGGTCAATGGGCAATATCCCTTGCGAATCGAAAGGAGAACGCAATGAGTAGTGTTGAAGAACGAGTGCAAAAAATCATCGCTGAGCAATTGTCGGTCAGCGACGATCAAGTGACGGGTAGCGCAGGCTTCGTGGATGACCTGGGCGCTGACTCACTGGACACGGTAGAACTCGTCATGGCGCTCGAAGAAGAGTTCGATATGGAAATACCCGACGAGGAAGCTGAAAAGATCACCACAGTTCAGCGTGCTATCGACTACATCAAGTCCAACGCGTCCCAATAGGTTTTATTCGATAGACTTTTCTCTTGGCCGATCGCTGCGCGCGGTCGGCGATAATGGATTCGCAGGGGCGTGAATTGAGACAAAAGCGCGTAGTCGTCACCGGTGTGGGGATGGTGTCGCCGGTTGGACTCGATGTTGAGTCGAGTTGGCGATCGTTGGTCGCCGGTCGCAGCGGCATTAGTACGATCGATACGTTCGATGTCGACAAGTTTCCAACACGGTTTGGTGGTCCGATCCGTGGTTTCGATCCGACCGACTATATGCCCGCGAAGTCGGTTAAGCGTTTTGATCCGTTTGTGCACTACGGTGTAGCGGCCTCGGTGCAAGCGCTCCGCGACAGCGGTTATCCATTGGATGAGGAACAAAACGACCGTGTCGGGGTTGCCGTCGGTTCCGGTATCGGTGGCATTGGGACGATCCATAACACTTGCGTGTCGTTTCATGATGCCGACTCCAACCCCAAGAAAGTGTCGCCTTTTTTCATCCCGAGCAGTATTGCCAACATGGCAGCGGGTCAGGTCTCGATCCAGCTTGGCTTGAATGGGCCCAATATTGCCGCGGTCTCAGCTTGTACCACCGGCGTTCATAACATCGGCCTGGCGGCTCGTATGATCGCGGCCGGTGATGCTGACGCCATGGTCGCCGGTGGCTGTGAAATGGCGGTCAACCCGATTGGGCTGGCCGGTTTTTGTGCGGCCAAAGCATTATCCTCGCGCAACGACGATCCGGCCGCAGCGAGCCGGCCGTGGGATGCCGATCGCGACGGGTTTGTGCTCTCCGATGGTGCCGGCGTCGTGATGTTGGAAGACATCGACAGTGCCCGTGCTCGCGCCGCGCCGATCTATGGCGAATTGGTCGGTTTTGGAATGAGTGCGGATGCACACCACATCACCATGCCGAGTGGGCACGGCGCCCGCCAGTGTATGAGCAACGCCATCCGCGATGCGGAAATCGATCCCGCGCGCATCGATTACATTAATGCGCACGGCACTTCGACGTCGGGCGGTGATGTGGTTGAAAGCGAGGCGATCGAATCGGTGCTTGGCGATGCCGCGCACGATGCAGCCGTGACTTCGACCAAGTCTATGACTGGCCATATGCTCGGCGCCGCCGGGTCGGCAGAGGCCATCTTTACATTGTTGGCGATGCGCGATCAGATCGCGCCACCGACCATCAATCTGGAGACACCGGACAAAGGCTGTCGTCTCGATTATGTTCCGGGTCAAGCACGCGACATGACCATCGACTACGCGTTGTCCAACTCGTTCGGTTTTGGTGGCACCAACGGTAGTCTGGTGTTTCGCCGCGTCTATTGACTCGCCTGGATCCTACTGACCACACCACGGCAACAGCGAGTGGCAACGATACGCGTGTGAAACAACGCGACGATATTAGTGTGCGTCGTGTAGCGGCCGATGGCATCGATCTCGCCGCGTTAGCGGCCGAACGCCCGGACCGTTATCCCTTCGTTTTCGAATCTAGCGCCGGCGCGGTCGCGCAGAGCCGCTATGACCTCGCACTCGCGTTTCCGGACGACGAAGTTACCGTCGATTCGCCGGTACGCGATGGCGCTGAATTTTTCGCACAACTCGGTACCGGGTGTGGCAACGTCGACTCGTTGCCCGGCGTGCCGTTTATCGGTGGCTGGTTTTTCTATCTCGGCTACGAAATGGCCGGGGCCGTCGAGCCGAGTCTGTCGCTACCGGCAACCGATTCGAGCATGTGGCCCGACGCGTTCGCGGTTCGCTGCCCGGCGGCTATTGTCCATGATAGACAAACCGGCGCCGTCGATCTGGTCTGTGAAACGCCGGACGACGGGCGGCTTGCGGCAATGGCTGCCGACGTGGCCGATACGCCGCCCCTTGAGGCGCCGTCTTCGATCGATGCCGAATGGCGCGAACAGCCGCCGTCTGACTATTGTGCGGCGGTCGACAAGGCCCGCGACTATATTCGCGCCGGTGACATTTTCCAGGCTAACCTGTCGCGCGCTTGGCACGGTCGACTGGCGCGTGAAACCGCACCGGCTGAACTGTATGCCGCTCTGCGTGCCGCCAATCCGGCGCCGTTTTCGGGGCTGTTGCAATGGCGTGACAATGCGCTGATCTCTACTTCGCCCGAACGTTTGACCTCGATCGACGATGGCATAATCCAGACGCGGCCGATTGCCGGCACACGGCCGCGGCGGCCGGATGTCGATCAAGACGCTGTCATCGCCGATCTGCTCGCGAATCCCAAGGAGCGTGCCGAGCACGTGATGTTGATCGACTTGGAGCGTAACGACCTGGGGCGTGTATGCACGCCTGGATCCGTTGCGGTCGATGAGCTTATGGTCGCCGAGTCTTATGCGCGCGTGCACCACATCGTGTCGAACATACGGGGCGCGCTGGCGCCGGAAGTTCGTTATGGCGATGCACTACGCGCGGTGTTCCCGGGCGGTACGATCACGGGGTGTCCCAAGGTGCGCTGCATGCAGATTATCGCCGAATTGGAAGCCGAGCCACGTGGGCCGTATACCGGCACTTTTGGTTATGTCAGCCGGTGTGGCCGACTGGATTCGAATATCGTCATTCGCTCGATCAGTCAGCGTGGGCGTGATCTCACACTTCGCACCGGGGGCGGTATCGTGGCCGACTCGAGCGCAGAGGCCGAATTGGCCGAAACCCGCGCCAAGGCCCGTGGTGTGTTGAACGCGTTCGCCGCGCATGGTGAATGGGTGGATGGGTAGCGAAGCCGACCGCCAAGCCGAACCGTCGGCTGGCGCATCAACATTAGTCGACGGGCATTGGTCCGACCGGATTCCGGCCGATGATCGGGGTCTAACCTATGCCGACGGCATATTTCGGACGCTGACCGTGGCGGCCGACAAGCCTATTGCCTGGCGTGCCCAGTATTGGCAACTCGCGGTCGATTGTTCGGCGCTGGGTCTGCAAGTGCCTGCTGAAGAAGACTTACGTGCCGATCTGGTGAAACTTTTCGCCGACTCAACCGGCGGTGTGGCGCGCATCACGGTGACCCGCAGCGGCGGCGGGCGTGGCTACGCACCACCCGCCGACGCCGGTATTCGTCGCATTGTTACGGCGTCGCCGTGGCCAGGGCACGCGGCGGACAATCAACCGCTGGATCTGTCCATATCGGATATCGCACTCGGCATTCAGCCGGCTCTGGCCGGGATCAAGCATCTCGGTCGGCTGGAGCAGGTGATCGCGCGCGCGGCGTGCCAGCGTGCCGGCGTGGCCGACCTGGCGATGTGTGACGCCGAAGGTTGGTTAGTCTGTACCACGATGCGTAATCTTTTGTTCGTGGATGCCGATGGCGGTGTAACCACACCGGCATTAACCCGCGCCGGCGTGGCGGGCGCGACACGTGCACGCTTGCTGGCTGAACTCGGCGATTCGGTCGCCGAAACAGATATTCGGCCGGGTGATCTCGACGGTTTTGTCGGCGCGATTGCGACCAACAGCGTCACTGGGGTGAGGCCGGTCACCCGTATCGGCGTCAAACATTTCTCTCAAAGCCAGGCTTTCGCCGAGCGTGCGACCGTGATGCTGGCACGAAGTGCTGATGCCTAAAAAACAGAAACGCCGCGGACAGATCTGGATCGTTGCCGGTGTCGCGGCTGTGCTCGCCGGCATCGTGCTGGCGCTGGTTGGCGGCGCGGGCTTTGATGCGTATCGCCTGCTCACCCGGTCGGCGGCGTTGGACAAGCCGGCGCTGATCAATGTCCCGCGCGGCGCCAACTGCGCCAGTGTATCGCAGCGTCTAAGCGATGCCGGTGTCTTCGCTGCAGCGCGGGCGCGTTGGTATTGGCGCGCATATGGCCGACTATCGGGCGAATGCAGTCGCATCAAAAGTGGCCACTATCGCGTCAAGCCGGAGCAGACGCCGCGCGCCGTACTGGCCGCTTTGGCTGCTGGGCAAACGGCGCGCACGCAACTCACGATCGTGCCGGGACGACGGTTCCAACAACTGTTACACAAAATCGAGCGCGATCCCGACATCAAGCACACGCTAGCCGACAAATCGCCGAAACAGGTTATGGCGGCACTTGGCCATGCGGACCGGACCCCGGAAGGCCGTTTTTTGCCGGATACGTATCGCTTCCCGGTGGGGACAACCGACCGTGCGCTTTTGCAACGCGCTTACCAGGCGATGAACGAATTCCTGGATGATGTGTGGCCGAAGCGCGCTGATAACGCCGTGGTTAAAACCCGGTATCAAGCGTTGATTCTGGCCTCGATCATCGAAAAGGAGACTGGTTTGGCGGCCGAACGTAGTCGGATTGCCGGTGTGTTTAGCCGCCGAATGCGTCGGCAAATGCGTCTGCAGAGCGACCCGACGGTCATCTACGGTCAGAAGCTATTCGATCAGGAA
Encoded proteins:
- the fabG gene encoding 3-oxoacyl-ACP reductase FabG translates to MSLDGRVALVTGATRGIGAAISDRLAANGACVIGTATRAEGAEAIGARLADAAAPGAGYQLDVADPASVEALFKQIKSDIGLPSIVVNNAAVTHDDLAMRMSEEDWSSVIEANLSGVYRVSKAALRGLMKAENGRIVNISSVVGQTGNAGQINYSAAKAGLLGLTRSLAREVGSRAVTVNAVAPGFIDTDMTQALDAATRERMLDQIPLGRLGAADEVADAVSFLASPAAGYITGETLSVNGGLDMGG
- the fabD gene encoding ACP S-malonyltransferase; this encodes MLFPGQGAQSVGMLDDLASDHAAIGQTLDEASQILDYDVAALISEGPASIVDQTVYTQPLMLAADVAIYRAWLAAGGQKPSFVAGHSLGEYAALVAAGALSFVEALSVTTRRAQAMTDAVADVEVAMAAVIGLDDASVESVCNSAAEASGEIVSPANYNAPGQVVVAGQAGAVEKASEQAREAGARMVRPIAVSVPSHCALMRPAVASLEAALDATELATPDITVLHNVDAASRSERADIQRALVEQLWQPVRWVDCVERMRDAGANMFYECGPGRVLAGLNKRIDKTLDTVSLGDASAFDRAVRETG
- a CDS encoding DUF805 domain-containing protein, translating into MSTASRTPWAAYVAAMCQYGEVTGRADRRQFWGFALIVLLWWLGFSLVGSALGVTLELPFRPEPPQAPVRLEILGTLAALLHVVPFWSISSRRLHDVGLSAWWLILGIFPLIGPLILAGFFLWPGDRRENGYGSVPE
- a CDS encoding sulfite exporter TauE/SafE family protein, with product MIITLGILVGLALGLTGGGGSIFAVPLLVYVVGMPVHAAIAVSLATVAVTSLFGAAEGVSRGLVEIRAGLIVAVAGMVTAPLGILAGDFVDERWLLTAFGMLTIIVAVRMGRAALRSPENTNAVRSALQREPEGHGLEPCQRADSSEAGGLRLRPRCVALLASIGGGVGVISGFFGVGGGFLVVPFLVRLTRLGMHRAVGTSLLVIGCTGMSGLFSALVVGRSLDMNILYLFLGGSLVGMFLGRRVARYLAGATLQLLFAIALVAIGALILVTRAHGALG
- a CDS encoding NAD-dependent malic enzyme; this encodes MADDRSAERPLYVPYAGPTLLEMPLLNKGSAFTHEERDDFNLVGLLPQNVETIEEQVDRAYRQYCQCDSDLDKHIYLRGIQDDNETMFFRLLEKHLEEMLPVIYTPTVGQACQRFSEIYRNHRGLFISYPDRERMDDMIRAATKDNVKVIVVTDGERILGLGDQGSGGMSIPIGKLALYTVCGGISPAYTLPIVLDVGTDNPDLLADPMYMGWRHKRIDEEQYNDFLDQFVQAVKRRWPSVLLQFEDFDQRHALPLLARYRDELCCFNDDIQGTAAVCVSSLLAACKAKCASITEQTIVFAGAGSAGCGIAEQVVVAMMRAGLSDADARRRIYMVDRDGLVTDDMNGLSASQRRFARPRSEILDWSHEVDDEFQQVVANVWPTVLIGVSGQGGLFSQAVVETMAEHCDDPFIMPLSNPNSNSEAAPADLLNWTGGRALIATGSPFDPVEFQGRWLPIAQCNNAYIFPSVGLGVAAARAGRVTDNMLMAAAEELAEQSPLGRSGQGALLPELGAIQSVATAVARAVAGQAQSDGVALATSSEYLDAEVRRCFWKPRYRGYRRSAF
- a CDS encoding OsmC family protein — protein: MPTRTADARWQGDLKSGNGNMRLGSGAFEGQFSFDTRFENGAGTNPEELIGAAHAGCYSMQFSAMLAGEGYPPDAVDTHADVEFSTSGTPTIETVALTTRGKVPGIDNDTFMRLAEEAKNACPVSRLFEGATITLSATLES
- a CDS encoding DUF489 family protein, coding for MNDAQQDVLGDQILALAGVCQFALYAHELAVAGGGYAARHYVARQVIFATNPETVGEVFGETGNLKDGLAYVRRQLTGKQNDNGAKNDDKRIARYIGQVLKLASKLRHDDSTLSNLSVAIDRAKVAPPANATAILNTAYQNNISPLRPRIVLQGNRDYLGDSEILPYVRLQLLAAVRCGILWRQCGGRFPSLFLRRRALLAALERVHTRFS
- the mnmA gene encoding tRNA 2-thiouridine(34) synthase MnmA translates to MTTQPREKIIVGLSGGVDSAVAALTLVESGADVEALFMFNWDEDETGRCQAAADFDDAAAVCRQLDIPLHRADFSANYKARVFSYFLDRLQAGRTPNPDVLCNREIKFGVFFDYALRLGADRVATGHYARVGSADAEPALFRGRDPGKDQSYFLAAMPRTTLARTLFPLGDMVKSEVRERARSAGFDVHAKPDSTGVCFIGERDFEGFLRNYLNTDPGPIRVSGGALDGQLIGEHRGLHAYTVGQRRGLGLGGVAGAQPSPWFVADKTVADNTLWVTQEPDHPRLTATQLTTSACDWLIDAPTRAFKCTAQVRYRQAAVACRVEPLANNALNVTFDRPPGSIAEGQYVVFYDHERCLGAAEIEHVETDTTPGRATV
- the acpP gene encoding acyl carrier protein, whose product is MSSVEERVQKIIAEQLSVSDDQVTGSAGFVDDLGADSLDTVELVMALEEEFDMEIPDEEAEKITTVQRAIDYIKSNASQ
- a CDS encoding peptidylprolyl isomerase; amino-acid sequence: MEIQQDSVVTIHYVLRGDDGEVVDQSDGQPLSYLHGHSNLIPGLEKSLDGHEPGDEVETTVTPEEGYGQYNEDLVQNVSRDAFEGVDNLEVGMSFRAESDAGNMIVTIKEVGDEQVTVDGNHVLAGQNLNFVVTVADVRQATSDEIEQGDIAEAAANDSE